A stretch of Treponema primitia ZAS-1 DNA encodes these proteins:
- a CDS encoding type II toxin-antitoxin system HicA family toxin, whose protein sequence is MKQSDLIKTITKNGAVFIRHGSSHDWYRNLKTGISEAVPRHREIKEYLAQKIIKNLS, encoded by the coding sequence ATGAAACAGAGTGATTTAATAAAAACCATCACTAAAAATGGAGCGGTATTTATCCGGCATGGTAGCAGCCACGACTGGTACCGGAACCTCAAAACCGGGATTTCGGAAGCTGTGCCGAGACACCGGGAAATAAAAGAATATTTGGCTCAAAAGATAATAAAGAATTTATCGTAA